One window of Triplophysa rosa linkage group LG10, Trosa_1v2, whole genome shotgun sequence genomic DNA carries:
- the entpd6 gene encoding ectonucleoside triphosphate diphosphohydrolase 6 isoform X1, with product MSAIMRIPKLAFIFMFVVCLVVYLTYVKRHYDGSKSSVSDQRPQYSHDPRTHLTSAQVVSENFQYGIMFDAGSTGTRIHIFKFQVEPNEAPKLAEETFRALKPGLSAYADDPEKSKEGLLELLKVAKDKVPDTLWSSTPLMLRATAGLRLLPGEKANILLDKVREVFSESLFLYSPDSVSIMDGTDEGMSAWITIKFLIGGLHGSDTPTVGMLDLGGGSTQITFALQEEKTIQTSPIDYVTSFQMFNISHALYSHSYLGLGLMSARLAVLGGIEAQPLEGPQELMSPCLAPDYSGQWEHAEVIYKLKGQKAAHVCSVPGEPIYESCLRKVEKMIYKRVREAEEVKDVDFYAFSYYYDRAVDLGIIDENTGGTVKVKDYIEGAKTVCNNMSAGEIKENPFLCLDLTYVSVLLQELGFSPDKELKLARKINDVETSWALGATFHCIESIRKQGTC from the exons ATGTCTGCCATTATGAGGATCCCAAAGCTAGCTTTTATCTTTATGTTTGTGGTGTGCCTGGTTGTCTACCTCACCTATGTCAAACGTCATTACGATGGCTCAAAATCATCAGTATCTGACCAGCGGCCCCAGTATAGCCATGATCCCCGTACACATTTAACCTCAGCTCAGGTGGTCAGTGAAAATTTCCAGTATGGAATTATGTTTGATGCTGGAAGCACTGGAACCAGAATTCACATCTTCAAATTCCAGGTGGAGCCAAATG AAGCTCCTAAATTAGCTGAGGAGACATTTAGAGCATTAAAACCTGGACTGTCTGCATATGCCGATGATCCAGAAAAG aGTAAAGAGGGGCTGTTGGAACTGTTGAAGGTAGCCAAAGACAAAGTACCTGACACACTGTGGAGTTCCACGCCTTTAATGCTCAGAGCGACGGCCGGGCTCAGACTGCTGCCTGGTGAGAAGGCCAACATCCTATTGGACAAG GTGAGGGAGGTCTTTAGCGAATCTTTGTTCCTCTATAGCCCAGACAGCGTGTCAATAATGGACGGTACAGATGAAG GCATGTCTGCTTGGATTACCATCAAATTTTTAATAG GTGGTCTTCATGGTTCAGACACTCCGACAGTAGGCATGCTGGATTTAGGTGGGGGCTCAACCCAGATCACCTTTGCTCTACAGGAGGAA AAAACCATTCAGACCTCACCCATTGATTATGTGACatcatttcaaatgttcaacaTCAGCCACGCCCTCTACTCACACAG ttACCTTGGCCTGGGGTTGATGTCAGCCAGACTTGCAGTGTTGGGAGGGATTGAAGCACAGCCTT tAGAGGGACCTCAAGAGCTGATGAGTCCATGTCTAGCCCCAGATTATTCTGGACAATGGGAGCATGCTGAAGTAATATACAAACTTAAAGGGCAGAAAGCAG CTCATGTGTGTTCTGTTCCAGGAGAGCCCATCTATGAGTCATGCTTGAGAAAAGTAGAAAAGATGATTTACAAACGGGTGAGAGAAGCAGAGGAAGTTAAAGACGTTGACTTCTACGCATTCTCATACTACTATGACAGAGCTGTGGATCTCGGCATCATTG atGAAAACACAGGAGGGACAGTAAAAGTAAAGGATTACATTGAAGGTGCCAAAACAG TGTGCAATAATATGTCCGCCggagaaataaaagagaatcCGTTCTTGTGTTTGGATCTCACCTATGTCTCGGTTCTCCTCCAGGAGCTCGGCTTTTCTCCTGATAAAGAGCTAAAG
- the entpd6 gene encoding ectonucleoside triphosphate diphosphohydrolase 6 isoform X2 — translation MSAIMRIPKLAFIFMFVVCLVVYLTYVKRHYDGSKSSVSDQRPQYSHDPRTHLTSAQVVSENFQYGIMFDAGSTGTRIHIFKFQVEPNEAPKLAEETFRALKPGLSAYADDPEKSKEGLLELLKVAKDKVPDTLWSSTPLMLRATAGLRLLPGEKANILLDKVREVFSESLFLYSPDSVSIMDGTDEGMSAWITIKFLIGGLHGSDTPTVGMLDLGGGSTQITFALQEEKTIQTSPIDYVTSFQMFNISHALYSHSYLGLGLMSARLAVLGGIEAQPLEGPQELMSPCLAPDYSGQWEHAEVIYKLKGQKAGEPIYESCLRKVEKMIYKRVREAEEVKDVDFYAFSYYYDRAVDLGIIDENTGGTVKVKDYIEGAKTVCNNMSAGEIKENPFLCLDLTYVSVLLQELGFSPDKELKLARKINDVETSWALGATFHCIESIRKQGTC, via the exons ATGTCTGCCATTATGAGGATCCCAAAGCTAGCTTTTATCTTTATGTTTGTGGTGTGCCTGGTTGTCTACCTCACCTATGTCAAACGTCATTACGATGGCTCAAAATCATCAGTATCTGACCAGCGGCCCCAGTATAGCCATGATCCCCGTACACATTTAACCTCAGCTCAGGTGGTCAGTGAAAATTTCCAGTATGGAATTATGTTTGATGCTGGAAGCACTGGAACCAGAATTCACATCTTCAAATTCCAGGTGGAGCCAAATG AAGCTCCTAAATTAGCTGAGGAGACATTTAGAGCATTAAAACCTGGACTGTCTGCATATGCCGATGATCCAGAAAAG aGTAAAGAGGGGCTGTTGGAACTGTTGAAGGTAGCCAAAGACAAAGTACCTGACACACTGTGGAGTTCCACGCCTTTAATGCTCAGAGCGACGGCCGGGCTCAGACTGCTGCCTGGTGAGAAGGCCAACATCCTATTGGACAAG GTGAGGGAGGTCTTTAGCGAATCTTTGTTCCTCTATAGCCCAGACAGCGTGTCAATAATGGACGGTACAGATGAAG GCATGTCTGCTTGGATTACCATCAAATTTTTAATAG GTGGTCTTCATGGTTCAGACACTCCGACAGTAGGCATGCTGGATTTAGGTGGGGGCTCAACCCAGATCACCTTTGCTCTACAGGAGGAA AAAACCATTCAGACCTCACCCATTGATTATGTGACatcatttcaaatgttcaacaTCAGCCACGCCCTCTACTCACACAG ttACCTTGGCCTGGGGTTGATGTCAGCCAGACTTGCAGTGTTGGGAGGGATTGAAGCACAGCCTT tAGAGGGACCTCAAGAGCTGATGAGTCCATGTCTAGCCCCAGATTATTCTGGACAATGGGAGCATGCTGAAGTAATATACAAACTTAAAGGGCAGAAAGCAG GAGAGCCCATCTATGAGTCATGCTTGAGAAAAGTAGAAAAGATGATTTACAAACGGGTGAGAGAAGCAGAGGAAGTTAAAGACGTTGACTTCTACGCATTCTCATACTACTATGACAGAGCTGTGGATCTCGGCATCATTG atGAAAACACAGGAGGGACAGTAAAAGTAAAGGATTACATTGAAGGTGCCAAAACAG TGTGCAATAATATGTCCGCCggagaaataaaagagaatcCGTTCTTGTGTTTGGATCTCACCTATGTCTCGGTTCTCCTCCAGGAGCTCGGCTTTTCTCCTGATAAAGAGCTAAAG